A single window of [Clostridium] hylemonae DSM 15053 DNA harbors:
- a CDS encoding class II aldolase/adducin family protein codes for MNEKELKELICDIGRRMYTNGFVAANDGNITVKVNESEYLTTPTGISKGYLRPEMITKVNEKGEVLEGEYKPSSEVKVHLRVYAEREDAGAVVHAHPPYATTFAVAHMPLDSYILPEAVYGLGAVPVVPYAQPSTQALADGLIPYLQDYDAFVLENHGTVTIGQDLIKAYYKTETLEYNAKITYMIKLLGVSHELPREEIEKLLISSKKNNPGGRHPGYVKYDR; via the coding sequence ATGAATGAAAAAGAGCTAAAGGAACTCATATGTGATATCGGCAGACGTATGTACACAAATGGATTTGTGGCTGCCAACGACGGAAATATCACGGTGAAGGTAAATGAATCAGAATATCTCACAACGCCGACCGGCATCAGCAAAGGTTATCTGCGTCCTGAGATGATAACGAAAGTCAATGAAAAAGGCGAGGTGCTGGAAGGAGAATATAAGCCGTCATCTGAAGTGAAGGTGCATCTAAGAGTCTATGCAGAGCGGGAGGACGCGGGGGCGGTCGTACACGCGCATCCGCCGTACGCCACTACATTTGCGGTCGCACATATGCCGCTGGATTCCTACATACTTCCGGAGGCGGTATACGGTCTGGGCGCCGTACCGGTCGTGCCGTATGCACAGCCGTCCACACAGGCGCTGGCGGACGGGCTGATTCCGTACCTGCAGGATTATGACGCCTTCGTCCTTGAGAATCACGGGACCGTTACGATAGGCCAGGATCTCATCAAGGCCTATTACAAGACAGAGACACTGGAATACAATGCGAAGATCACATATATGATAAAGCTTCTGGGCGTGTCACATGAGCTTCCAAGGGAAGAGATCGAGAAGCTTCTTATATCTTCAAAGAAAAATAATCCGGGAGGAAGACACCCGGGATACGTGAAATATGACCGTTAG
- a CDS encoding zinc-dependent alcohol dehydrogenase: MSEKYMRGVVAAGNGGVEIVRDVPAPEIGPYEALVRMKSCGFCNGTDFHIIRGEMSVEVDSFPTLLGHEGVGDIVELGSRVRNYKVGDRIMNPIIKLMPGTRYGCTWGAMCDYGVVQDQKAMLDDGREMSELNPRQLECVQIPPDFDVIDGGCLITLNECFSAARNFDVADKDVLVYGAGPMGLATMKYMRYLGAKTIVAIDGVEERLELARSLSGADETINYTKVDKKEALEGRIFDRVIDIVGLTSLLVEGSHLLKPYGIVGSMGVLRNSDAVVDVTKLKNNTLLQMLNFPYGQYAVTAENIELMEKGIIDPKDFYSHVKSVEDIQEVVQLVAEKKAVKVILDLEN; encoded by the coding sequence ATGAGTGAAAAATATATGCGCGGTGTTGTGGCGGCAGGTAACGGAGGAGTAGAGATCGTGCGGGATGTCCCGGCGCCGGAGATCGGTCCGTATGAAGCGCTTGTGAGAATGAAGTCATGCGGTTTCTGCAACGGGACAGACTTTCACATCATCCGCGGAGAGATGTCGGTGGAGGTAGACAGTTTCCCGACGCTTCTCGGCCACGAAGGGGTAGGCGATATCGTAGAGCTGGGGAGCAGGGTGAGGAATTATAAAGTCGGAGACCGCATCATGAATCCCATCATAAAGCTGATGCCGGGGACCAGGTATGGATGTACATGGGGCGCAATGTGTGATTACGGCGTCGTGCAGGACCAGAAGGCGATGCTTGACGACGGACGGGAAATGTCCGAACTCAACCCGAGACAGCTGGAGTGCGTACAGATCCCGCCGGACTTTGATGTCATTGACGGAGGCTGTCTCATTACACTTAATGAATGCTTCAGCGCCGCCAGAAATTTTGACGTGGCGGATAAGGATGTACTCGTGTACGGGGCCGGTCCTATGGGACTTGCGACGATGAAGTATATGAGGTATCTGGGGGCGAAGACGATCGTAGCCATAGACGGCGTGGAGGAAAGGCTTGAGCTGGCCAGATCATTGTCCGGGGCGGACGAGACGATCAACTATACAAAAGTAGACAAAAAGGAAGCGCTGGAAGGAAGGATATTTGACCGGGTCATTGATATTGTCGGGCTTACGTCACTTCTCGTGGAAGGCTCGCATCTGCTGAAGCCGTATGGCATTGTGGGCTCAATGGGGGTTCTGAGGAACTCTGACGCAGTGGTAGATGTGACAAAGCTTAAGAACAATACACTGCTGCAGATGCTTAATTTCCCCTATGGGCAGTATGCGGTCACAGCCGAGAACATTGAATTGATGGAAAAAGGGATCATCGATCCGAAAGACTTTTACAGTCATGTTAAAAGTGTGGAAGACATTCAGGAAGTCGTGCAGCTTGTGGCAGAAAAGAAGGCTGTAAAAGTAATTCTTGATCTGGAAAATTAG
- a CDS encoding rhamnulokinase, translating to MRYLVVDAGSSNVKIYLAHLDAGKKLHMEEAGRFPTEKVFYLGHLSTDIFAIYGRICSVIKSLADRGIYVDSLGIDSWCSDYGIVDTVSGSVSMPVFYRDKRTDGYVDKVSQVMDYEEICRLTAQRILTDSTLCQLLAYKEEYPQGLSGSKKILFIGDLLMYLFSGVICSEVSVASYSQLFNMEHEDWEKEMLGRFHIPEAAVPPVVRAGTRIGTVRPDLATYLGIKKTYVTAPAVHDTASAGVAVPAGEGESWAFLATGSWFLMSMELDAPADRKKSYRYQLSNTGMAFGKVLLKKNITAMWLVQECRRQWERMGRHYTYPELKDMAGQAEGFTAMVDTEYEGFRHPENMADEICAYLRKTGQYAPRPEDAGKIVRIIYESIALQSVRALKMLEDTTGKKVDVLYIVGGANRIEILNQYIADAAGICVRTGPSEASAVGNALLQAYAMGETASLKEMREIAGNSFGTEEYRPVNTQKWQRQYKKYVELSGQADRGGRSYE from the coding sequence ATGCGTTATCTTGTTGTCGATGCAGGCTCCAGTAATGTGAAAATATACCTGGCACATCTGGATGCCGGAAAAAAACTGCATATGGAGGAAGCCGGCCGTTTTCCCACAGAGAAGGTGTTCTATCTCGGGCATCTGTCCACAGACATATTCGCCATATACGGCAGGATATGCAGCGTGATCAAGTCACTTGCAGACAGAGGGATCTATGTGGATTCTCTCGGGATCGACTCGTGGTGTTCTGATTACGGCATTGTGGATACGGTGAGCGGAAGCGTGTCTATGCCTGTCTTCTACCGGGATAAGAGAACGGACGGTTATGTAGACAAGGTAAGTCAGGTGATGGACTATGAAGAGATCTGCCGCCTTACTGCCCAGAGGATACTTACGGATTCCACACTGTGCCAGCTGCTGGCCTACAAAGAAGAGTACCCGCAAGGGCTGTCCGGCAGTAAAAAGATACTTTTCATAGGTGATCTGCTCATGTATCTGTTCAGCGGCGTTATCTGTTCCGAGGTATCTGTGGCTTCTTATTCCCAGCTGTTTAATATGGAGCATGAAGACTGGGAGAAAGAGATGCTGGGCCGGTTTCATATTCCCGAAGCGGCAGTTCCGCCGGTAGTGAGGGCAGGGACCAGAATCGGGACGGTGCGGCCTGATCTTGCCACGTATCTCGGCATAAAAAAGACGTATGTGACTGCGCCTGCGGTCCATGACACCGCAAGCGCGGGGGTGGCAGTCCCGGCAGGAGAAGGAGAGAGCTGGGCTTTCCTGGCCACAGGCTCCTGGTTTCTGATGAGTATGGAGCTGGACGCCCCGGCAGACAGAAAGAAGTCTTACCGCTATCAGTTGTCCAACACCGGCATGGCTTTTGGAAAAGTGCTGCTCAAAAAGAACATAACCGCCATGTGGCTCGTACAGGAATGCAGGAGACAGTGGGAGCGGATGGGCAGGCATTATACATATCCGGAACTAAAAGACATGGCAGGGCAGGCAGAGGGATTTACCGCAATGGTGGACACAGAGTATGAAGGCTTCCGCCATCCGGAGAATATGGCGGATGAGATCTGCGCATATCTCAGGAAGACAGGCCAGTACGCTCCGCGCCCGGAAGATGCCGGGAAGATCGTACGGATCATATATGAAAGCATTGCCCTGCAGTCGGTGCGTGCTTTAAAGATGCTGGAAGATACGACGGGAAAGAAAGTGGATGTCCTGTACATCGTCGGAGGCGCGAACAGGATAGAGATCCTGAACCAGTATATTGCGGACGCGGCGGGCATCTGCGTGCGGACCGGGCCGTCGGAGGCGTCTGCTGTGGGAAACGCGCTGCTCCAGGCATACGCCATGGGTGAGACGGCGTCTCTGAAAGAGATGCGGGAGATCGCGGGAAACTCCTTTGGCACAGAGGAATACCGGCCCGTGAATACACAAAAGTGGCAGAGACAGTATAAGAAATATGTGGAGCTGTCAGGTCAGGCAGACAGAGGAGGAAGAAGTTATGAGTGA
- a CDS encoding ketose-bisphosphate aldolase, translating into MLMNMKELLEVADEHHFAVPAFNAGCSQILKAAIETAEAKHAPVIIEVHPDELEFQGDAFITHCVKAANDTRVPVVIHLDHGSSYGQIERAIRAGYTSVMIDASRCPFEENIAITKRVADFVHPLGVSVEAELGTIGIMGNSAEEGTKEITYTIPSEAEEFVKRTGVDTLAVGIGTAHGLYPEGYIPKLRLDILREIKAAVNIPLVLHGGSGNPDEEVAEAVKLGINKVNISSDIKDPFYRQVRKTLEDQTLREPNVIYADAIEVMKKVMGQKMDLLGCTDMAGRYHL; encoded by the coding sequence ATGTTAATGAATATGAAGGAACTTCTTGAGGTGGCAGATGAGCATCATTTTGCCGTACCGGCATTCAATGCCGGATGCAGCCAGATATTAAAGGCAGCAATCGAGACAGCGGAGGCAAAGCATGCTCCGGTCATCATTGAAGTGCATCCGGATGAGCTTGAATTTCAGGGAGATGCATTTATCACCCACTGTGTGAAAGCGGCAAACGATACGAGAGTGCCTGTTGTGATCCATCTTGACCACGGTTCCTCGTACGGACAGATAGAGCGGGCCATAAGGGCCGGGTATACTTCGGTAATGATCGACGCATCCAGATGTCCGTTTGAAGAAAATATAGCGATTACGAAGAGAGTTGCAGACTTCGTACATCCGCTCGGCGTGTCGGTGGAAGCGGAGCTTGGAACGATAGGGATCATGGGGAACAGCGCAGAAGAAGGGACGAAGGAGATCACATATACCATTCCTTCCGAGGCGGAAGAATTTGTAAAACGGACAGGCGTAGATACGCTGGCGGTAGGGATCGGCACTGCCCATGGACTTTACCCGGAAGGCTATATTCCAAAGCTCAGGCTCGATATTTTAAGAGAGATAAAGGCTGCTGTAAATATTCCCCTTGTCCTCCACGGCGGCTCCGGCAACCCGGACGAGGAAGTGGCTGAGGCGGTGAAGCTTGGGATCAACAAGGTGAACATCTCTTCCGACATTAAAGATCCGTTCTACCGCCAGGTCAGAAAGACATTGGAGGATCAGACGCTCAGAGAACCAAATGTCATATATGCAGACGCGATAGAAGTGATGAAGAAGGTTATGGGACAGAAGATGGATCTGCTTGGCTGTACGGACATGGCAGGGCGCTATCATCTGTAG
- a CDS encoding rhamnulokinase, which yields MSRVLAVDIGASSYRVMDGTYDGRRLDMKELARFRHSPVLIQGHYHWDIHKMQNELIRVIREAAEQGDAVRSIGFDTFGTDFGLLGEDGNLLDDPLAYRDDISDGMYEAYFKNCEEALYGSTGATYRTTGTAHVLKGMAEHGFEILKEARHILLLPDLLAYLFTGKMVNEYTIATTSRLLDIHKCRWDVKLIESLGLPAHIFKPLCDSGTVVGGLKSEITEGIPNLKDTQVTAVACHDTASAVATVPGLKDCSFISSGSWSVKGIVCDRAYTTEAACRYKMSNEGQPGKKYRLIRNITGLWLLEECVRQWKQEGYDIRIPELAKAAQKQEDFPSMICTDAPDFEKPSHMPEKIQNYCRRTGQAVPVTPAEIMRTVINGLALEYRRHNEELRCVTGRPVTCMYIVGGGRNNRLLNQCAADASGCTVLCGHPEAASAGNILMQFYALGDIASMEEFSYIAGSDVAEERYEPGQSEKWDGRYKEYVQLVRQ from the coding sequence ATGAGCAGAGTGCTGGCTGTGGATATCGGCGCAAGTAGCTACAGAGTAATGGATGGAACATATGACGGACGCAGACTGGACATGAAAGAACTGGCCAGATTCCGGCATTCTCCCGTTCTCATACAAGGACACTACCACTGGGACATACACAAGATGCAGAACGAGCTGATCCGTGTCATACGAGAAGCGGCAGAGCAGGGAGACGCAGTCAGATCCATTGGATTTGACACATTCGGTACAGACTTTGGGCTGCTCGGCGAGGATGGGAACCTTCTGGATGATCCGCTGGCATACAGAGATGATATCAGTGACGGCATGTATGAGGCATATTTTAAAAACTGCGAAGAAGCGCTGTATGGGAGTACCGGGGCTACTTATAGGACGACAGGTACGGCCCATGTTCTTAAGGGAATGGCAGAGCACGGCTTTGAGATTCTTAAAGAAGCGCGCCATATTCTCCTTCTGCCGGACCTGTTGGCATATCTTTTTACCGGAAAGATGGTAAATGAATACACGATAGCCACCACATCAAGACTGCTTGACATTCATAAGTGCCGTTGGGATGTAAAACTGATCGAAAGTCTCGGGCTTCCCGCACATATCTTTAAGCCGCTTTGTGATTCCGGCACGGTCGTCGGTGGGCTTAAAAGTGAGATAACAGAGGGAATTCCCAACCTGAAGGATACACAGGTGACGGCGGTAGCCTGTCACGACACGGCGTCGGCCGTTGCGACAGTACCCGGCCTTAAAGACTGCTCTTTCATCAGCAGCGGCTCCTGGTCCGTGAAGGGGATCGTGTGTGACAGGGCATATACGACCGAAGCGGCATGCAGGTATAAGATGAGCAATGAAGGACAGCCAGGGAAGAAGTACCGGCTTATCCGTAATATTACAGGATTATGGCTTCTGGAGGAATGTGTCAGACAGTGGAAACAGGAAGGATATGATATCCGGATCCCGGAACTTGCGAAGGCGGCGCAAAAGCAGGAAGACTTTCCGTCCATGATCTGCACAGATGCCCCCGATTTTGAGAAGCCGTCTCATATGCCGGAAAAGATACAGAATTACTGCAGACGGACCGGGCAGGCAGTGCCCGTTACACCTGCTGAGATCATGCGCACCGTAATAAACGGACTTGCACTTGAATATAGGAGACACAACGAAGAATTAAGATGTGTGACCGGACGCCCGGTCACATGTATGTACATCGTAGGAGGCGGAAGAAACAACAGACTCCTGAACCAGTGTGCCGCAGACGCATCCGGCTGTACGGTTCTGTGCGGGCATCCGGAAGCCGCGTCCGCGGGCAATATCCTCATGCAGTTCTATGCGCTTGGCGATATTGCGTCTATGGAGGAATTTTCCTACATAGCCGGAAGCGATGTGGCAGAGGAAAGATATGAGCCGGGGCAGAGTGAGAAGTGGGATGGCAGATATAAAGAATATGTACAATTAGTCAGACAATAG
- a CDS encoding carbohydrate kinase family protein has translation MNRAEEKKYDILCVGSCVQDILIDGMYPESFDEPVTVLDSVLFTSGGDATNEAVVLGRLGSRTGLVARIDGGPVGEALYHNLMEEKVDLTYVLKDETSRSTTAFVILGKGGEHKFFLHKGYNEGISLDEIDMDMLGQTRAVCIGSLYTSYRLDRGGAKVLMEQAKRAGALTFADMDHDVENLGPNAMDAVYPYVDYLIPSIDEARYITGTEHEKDAAEALLEKGAGTVVIKLGGRGCYVRSQTDAFYVDPFKVDAKDTTGCGDNFTAGFIHSVLGGKPLYESARFACAAGAVNALETGAHMAVRSERQIEDFMKRFPQKTIER, from the coding sequence ATGAACAGAGCAGAAGAGAAAAAATACGATATCCTGTGTGTAGGCTCCTGTGTGCAGGACATCCTCATTGACGGGATGTATCCGGAAAGCTTTGACGAGCCGGTGACGGTGCTGGACAGTGTACTCTTTACTTCGGGGGGAGATGCGACGAATGAGGCGGTGGTGCTTGGGCGGCTCGGAAGCAGAACAGGCCTGGTGGCCAGAATAGACGGCGGGCCTGTCGGGGAGGCGCTTTACCATAACCTTATGGAAGAAAAGGTGGATCTGACCTATGTATTAAAGGACGAGACGAGCCGCTCTACCACTGCTTTTGTCATACTGGGCAAGGGCGGAGAGCATAAGTTTTTTCTTCATAAAGGATATAACGAAGGCATTTCCCTTGATGAGATAGATATGGATATGCTGGGACAGACGAGGGCGGTCTGTATCGGCAGTCTGTACACGTCGTACCGCCTCGACAGAGGAGGCGCCAAGGTACTGATGGAGCAGGCGAAAAGGGCGGGGGCGCTCACCTTTGCCGATATGGATCACGATGTGGAGAATCTGGGACCGAATGCCATGGACGCCGTATACCCATATGTGGATTATCTGATCCCAAGCATTGATGAGGCGAGATACATTACCGGGACGGAGCACGAAAAAGACGCAGCGGAGGCGCTGCTTGAAAAAGGAGCCGGGACGGTCGTCATAAAGCTTGGGGGCAGAGGGTGCTATGTGAGAAGCCAAACGGATGCATTCTATGTAGATCCGTTCAAGGTGGATGCTAAGGATACGACCGGGTGCGGAGACAACTTTACGGCTGGGTTCATCCACTCGGTGCTTGGGGGAAAGCCATTGTATGAGAGCGCCAGATTCGCCTGTGCGGCGGGCGCCGTCAACGCGCTTGAGACAGGAGCGCATATGGCGGTGAGAAGCGAGAGGCAGATAGAAGACTTTATGAAGAGATTTCCGCAGAAAACGATAGAGAGATGA
- a CDS encoding NAD(P)-dependent alcohol dehydrogenase has product MKVVYLTEPGTMEIAEEVIPEVRKGCALVRIEYNGICGSDVHFYKDGRVGDCVLHGPFVLGHEVSGTVTEVGEGVTELKAGDRVALEPGYACGKCEFCKSGRYNLCPDVKFFAAPPVRGALQEYVVHPADMCFKLPGNVSTMEGALVEPLAVGLHAASLGEVSLGQSVVILGAGCIGLVTLLAAKARGAANIVVADLHEKRLEYARQMGATHTVNAGGGDAPAKIMEILEGGPDVVFETAGSPVTIAQTAHIVRRGGTIVLVGMSAQSEVNYNFFQVMEKEAVIKCVFRYRNLYPKAIAAISGGSINVKQIVTHTFTLEEAGKAFETVVEDAQNVVKGIIKM; this is encoded by the coding sequence ATGAAAGTAGTATATTTGACAGAACCCGGAACAATGGAGATCGCAGAGGAGGTAATACCAGAGGTCAGAAAGGGCTGTGCGCTTGTCAGGATAGAATACAACGGAATCTGCGGCTCCGACGTACATTTTTATAAGGACGGGAGAGTAGGAGACTGTGTGCTTCACGGGCCGTTCGTGCTCGGACATGAAGTGTCAGGTACCGTGACGGAAGTCGGGGAAGGCGTCACAGAACTTAAAGCAGGCGACCGTGTGGCATTGGAGCCGGGATATGCGTGCGGAAAATGCGAATTCTGCAAGTCGGGACGGTATAATCTCTGCCCGGATGTAAAGTTCTTTGCAGCGCCCCCGGTGCGGGGAGCTCTGCAGGAGTATGTGGTACATCCGGCCGACATGTGTTTTAAGCTTCCCGGTAATGTATCTACTATGGAGGGGGCGCTTGTAGAGCCGCTGGCAGTGGGACTTCATGCTGCGTCTCTCGGTGAGGTGTCCCTCGGACAGTCAGTGGTCATACTCGGCGCAGGATGTATCGGTCTTGTCACACTGCTGGCCGCAAAGGCGAGAGGAGCCGCCAATATCGTGGTCGCAGATCTGCACGAGAAGCGTCTGGAGTATGCCCGCCAGATGGGGGCCACGCACACCGTGAACGCAGGCGGAGGAGATGCGCCGGCTAAAATAATGGAGATACTGGAGGGCGGTCCGGATGTAGTGTTTGAGACGGCCGGCTCCCCAGTGACGATCGCACAGACAGCGCATATCGTCAGACGGGGCGGCACCATCGTGCTCGTCGGCATGTCTGCCCAGAGTGAGGTCAACTATAATTTCTTCCAGGTTATGGAGAAGGAAGCGGTGATCAAGTGTGTATTCAGATACCGGAATCTTTATCCGAAAGCCATTGCGGCGATCTCAGGCGGAAGTATCAATGTGAAGCAGATCGTGACACATACGTTCACACTGGAGGAAGCAGGAAAAGCCTTTGAGACCGTAGTAGAGGATGCTCAGAATGTAGTCAAAGGCATTATTAAAATGTAG
- a CDS encoding ABC transporter ATP-binding protein codes for MANISMENICKTYPNGVSAVENFSLEIKDKEFLIFVGPSGCGKSTTLRMIAGLEDITSGVLKLDGEVVNEVPARNRDIAMVFQSYALYPHMSVYDNIAFGLRRRKLSRDEVDQKVREAARILDLESQLKKKPRELSGGQKQRVAMGAAIVRNPKVFLMDEPLSNLDAKLRVQMRLEIEELYERLGATIVYVTHDQTEAMTLGTRIVVMKDGIIQQVDTPENLYTRPANLFVAGFIGSPQMNFLKAAVLDKNGVLTLEAGGSTLALPESRQKPLKEKGYVGKEIILGIRPEDIKDAEIFVNVLEASCITARIQVYELLGAEALLYFEHAGSKVTASVHSRTKAREGDTVRLAFDMEKSYLFDMETERSIL; via the coding sequence ATGGCAAATATCAGCATGGAGAATATCTGCAAGACTTATCCGAATGGAGTAAGCGCTGTAGAGAATTTCAGCCTGGAGATCAAAGATAAAGAGTTCCTCATCTTTGTCGGACCGTCCGGGTGCGGGAAATCTACTACATTGAGAATGATCGCGGGCCTTGAGGATATCACCTCCGGGGTACTTAAGCTGGATGGAGAAGTGGTCAATGAGGTGCCTGCCAGAAACCGGGATATTGCGATGGTCTTTCAGAGTTATGCGCTGTATCCGCACATGAGTGTGTATGACAATATCGCGTTTGGCTTGAGAAGGAGGAAGCTCTCCAGGGATGAGGTGGATCAGAAGGTCCGCGAGGCGGCGAGAATACTCGATCTGGAGAGCCAGCTTAAAAAGAAGCCGAGAGAACTCTCCGGCGGACAGAAACAGAGAGTAGCCATGGGGGCGGCCATCGTCCGGAACCCGAAGGTATTTCTTATGGATGAGCCGCTGTCTAATCTGGACGCAAAGCTGAGAGTCCAGATGCGGCTGGAGATCGAAGAGCTGTACGAGCGGCTCGGCGCCACCATCGTCTATGTGACGCACGACCAGACAGAGGCCATGACGCTCGGGACGAGAATCGTTGTGATGAAGGACGGCATCATCCAGCAGGTAGACACGCCGGAGAATCTATACACACGCCCGGCCAATCTCTTTGTGGCGGGGTTCATCGGATCGCCGCAGATGAATTTCCTGAAAGCCGCTGTTCTTGACAAGAATGGCGTCCTGACGCTTGAGGCCGGCGGCAGCACGCTGGCGCTGCCGGAGTCGAGGCAGAAGCCTTTGAAGGAAAAGGGATATGTGGGAAAAGAGATAATATTAGGCATACGGCCGGAGGATATCAAAGACGCGGAAATCTTTGTAAATGTACTGGAAGCGTCCTGTATCACAGCCAGGATACAGGTGTATGAGCTCCTCGGAGCGGAGGCGCTGCTATACTTTGAACATGCCGGCAGCAAGGTGACCGCCAGCGTTCATTCCCGGACAAAAGCGCGGGAGGGCGATACAGTCCGTCTGGCGTTTGACATGGAGAAATCCTATCTCTTTGACATGGAGACAGAACGATCGATTCTATGA
- a CDS encoding L-fucose isomerase, producing the protein MAENRYIGGYPVIGIRPVIDARKGMLDVRGSLEEQTMEMARKAAELMEARLTYSDGKPVRTVIARGTIGRVPEAAACEEQFRREGVQVTLTVTPCWCYGSETMDMDPGTVKGVWGFNATERPGAVYLASVLAAHAQKGLPAFGIYGHDVQEKEDKEIPEDVQEKILRFARAAVAAASMRGRSYLQIGSVCMGIAGSSVDTAFFEEYLGMRVESVDEVEILRRIEENILDENEYKKALSWTKKNCPEGFDKNPEESRKTSVQKARDWEFVVKSACIIKDLMNGNGRLKEKFPEEALGHNAIAGGFQGQRQWTDHYPNTDFAEAVLNSSFDWNGAREPYILATENDTLNAVSMLFGKLLTGRAQMFSDVRTYWSNESVRRAAAYEPGVRVREAGGFIHLINSGASCLDMCGEVKDERGRAVTKPFYDMTERDIEACLKAAVWCPADQGYFRGGGYSSRFVTRAEMPVTMTRVNLVKGLGPVIQIAEGYTAALPDEVTDILWRRTDHTWPCTWFVPRVTGEGAFRSAYDVMNNWGANHAAISYGHIGADLITLASILRIPVCMHNVEEEKIFRPACWNAYGMDKESQDYRACRNYGPLYK; encoded by the coding sequence ATGGCGGAAAACAGATATATCGGCGGGTATCCTGTAATAGGGATCCGGCCTGTGATCGACGCAAGAAAAGGAATGCTGGATGTCAGAGGTTCCCTGGAAGAGCAGACAATGGAGATGGCCCGCAAGGCGGCAGAACTGATGGAAGCCCGCCTGACTTATTCTGACGGGAAACCGGTCCGGACGGTCATTGCAAGGGGAACCATCGGACGTGTCCCGGAGGCGGCCGCCTGTGAAGAGCAGTTCAGGCGGGAAGGGGTGCAGGTGACGCTGACGGTGACTCCGTGCTGGTGTTACGGCTCCGAGACGATGGATATGGATCCGGGTACGGTCAAAGGGGTCTGGGGATTTAACGCGACAGAGAGGCCGGGAGCGGTGTACCTGGCGTCTGTACTGGCGGCACATGCCCAGAAAGGGCTTCCGGCCTTCGGGATCTACGGACATGACGTGCAGGAGAAAGAGGACAAAGAGATACCAGAGGACGTGCAGGAGAAAATACTGAGATTTGCAAGGGCTGCGGTTGCCGCGGCTTCCATGAGAGGCAGATCTTATCTGCAGATCGGCTCTGTATGTATGGGGATCGCAGGTTCTTCTGTCGACACGGCGTTCTTTGAAGAATATCTCGGTATGAGGGTCGAGTCTGTAGATGAGGTAGAGATACTCAGAAGGATAGAAGAGAATATACTGGACGAGAACGAATATAAGAAGGCGTTGTCGTGGACGAAGAAAAACTGTCCGGAAGGATTTGACAAGAATCCGGAAGAGTCCAGAAAGACATCCGTTCAGAAGGCGCGCGACTGGGAGTTCGTGGTGAAGTCTGCCTGTATCATCAAAGATCTGATGAACGGAAACGGCCGTCTGAAAGAGAAGTTCCCGGAAGAAGCGCTCGGACACAACGCGATTGCCGGAGGATTCCAGGGGCAGAGGCAGTGGACAGATCATTATCCAAACACAGACTTCGCGGAGGCAGTTTTAAACTCTTCCTTTGACTGGAACGGGGCGAGGGAGCCTTATATACTGGCGACAGAAAATGATACGCTGAACGCGGTATCCATGCTGTTTGGCAAGCTGCTGACGGGCCGCGCACAGATGTTTTCCGATGTACGGACATACTGGTCCAATGAATCAGTCCGGCGGGCGGCAGCATATGAGCCTGGCGTAAGGGTGAGGGAAGCGGGAGGCTTTATCCACCTGATCAATTCCGGCGCTTCCTGTCTGGATATGTGCGGGGAAGTAAAAGATGAGCGCGGCAGAGCGGTCACGAAACCATTCTATGATATGACAGAACGGGACATAGAGGCCTGCCTGAAAGCCGCCGTCTGGTGCCCGGCAGATCAGGGATACTTCCGCGGGGGCGGTTATTCGTCCCGGTTTGTGACGAGGGCAGAGATGCCGGTAACGATGACAAGAGTCAATCTTGTAAAAGGTCTTGGACCGGTGATCCAGATCGCAGAAGGATATACGGCCGCGCTGCCGGACGAGGTGACGGATATACTCTGGAGGAGGACAGATCACACGTGGCCGTGCACCTGGTTTGTGCCTAGAGTGACCGGAGAAGGCGCATTCCGGTCCGCCTATGATGTGATGAATAACTGGGGCGCCAACCATGCGGCCATAAGCTATGGGCATATAGGCGCAGACTTGATCACGCTCGCGTCCATACTGAGAATTCCTGTGTGTATGCACAATGTGGAAGAAGAAAAGATATTCCGCCCGGCATGCTGGAATGCTTACGGCATGGACAAGGAAAGCCAGGATTACCGGGCCTGCAGAAATTACGGGCCGCTATATAAATAA